The nucleotide window agcTCCACAGACTCGGCTCCAAGGAGAAGGTCCAGGGCAGAAGTTAAACCAACACGTGCAATTTTCCTCATTATGTTTTTCTGCAACACCGAGCACTGGCTGCTCGTGCTGACTTCGCTCGGCTACGTTACAGGTTCTGTCACACGTTATTTTTGCGAAACTAATCGTTGAAGCAACGCCCGCAATGGAAGCTCTCAAAGGGAATCATTTTCCCACGTTTTTGCAACGTTATCGTATCGGTTTTAGCGTGATGGTATGGAGCCTGTAGCCTTTCTCGGTAAGTGTACTAACTAACgctgaaataatttttaaatcggaccagtagttcccgaggttggcgtgttcaaacaaacatacaaacgaACTCTTCAGCTTTGTAATATTCGTAGTGATAAATCCGCTGGACCGTTTGGGATGTCCCTAATGTAGTATCGCTCGGCAGGCTCTGGAGGAGGGCGTCACCCCGCGGGAGATCTGCGACAAATACCACACGATACACGAGGCGGTGTACCGCTGGTTCGACATCGGGTTCGACTACTTCGGCCGCACGAGCACGCCGGAGCAGACCGAGTGAGTTGTGTACTCCGAGTCTAGTCATCTTCAGTGTTTTCATTGAGATATCTCGTTTTCTGTGTCTCTTGACGAGTTCTCACCGAATATATTCTTTATGGTTTAGGTTTTAGGTTTTATtggatattttaaagatatttaaaagtcTTAATCATGACATCGATGTGTATGTGGGATGTAGGGTTGAAAGAAACCACGAAATATCCACAATTTATATTGTCGTGCCGCCATCGTGTCTCCTTTATCTCTCTCTCGCTCACACCTACATAATTCTCTGTCGTGCTGTCTCTGTCATCATTGCACTATTATACTCTTGCTGTAACATTCCCACGTGTGTATATCATTAATCCGCGCTCATTTCCTAATtagttaaatcttaataatgtaTGACGATTACTGTCATTAAAGGCCGATTTTTATACTTCCGTCGTTgaacagaatatttttattgttaaatctaCTTCTCgttcattttatgtatatacgacttataattatgtaataagtaaatattaagttataattttaatataataaatctatatccttataaattttttatgtttcaaagaatgtttaagtaaatttctacataaatttaaatttcttatcaaatttcataatatatttttcactatCGAAAGTGCCCGGCTCTAGCAAAACAACGGAAGCTGGAATGACACTATTTGGACGTTTAAGTAGTAAGCATAGTAATGCATGGGAGAAATCACAGAACGCTATCGGCGTATTCCGTGATTCATCCAAAGCATTTGATTGCGTAGAGCACGAAACACTTTTGTACCAGGTCAAACGTTACGAAGTATATGGTAAAGCTTAATCTGATTGCTGCACACTCGAATCAAATAATTCAACGGGTGTCTGTTAATGGAATAAAGTCATCTGGATCTGTATTAAGAATGGgcgttccacaaggatcaatgttggttccttttatatttttgttctatataaatgatcttccttttaatgttaaaggtatttatgatattttatttgttgataatACCTCATTACTACAACCTGAGTTTGAcaatgtaaacaatatattatcacTAATAGAAAGTCGGTTTAAAACACTAATTTAGTTCTAAgtgttaaaaatcaaaatgcaTATGTTTGCCTTACGTAATGTCAGAATTAAGTTGACTTTGATCAATAGTGATCTAAATGTAACCGATACTACTGTATTGCTATGAATCAATTTAAACTCAAAACTTCAGTGGAACCCTTAGTTCATAGACTTAACACACACgattagaaaagttagacaactaattGATGTTGATACTGCTCGATTGGTTACTTTCAAAGTATTATATGTTACGGCATTTAGGCTTTGGTGATATAATAGGTAATTAAAATGGCggaaaagagtagctactgagtctattaccggttcttctcggtagaatctatttaCCGAGCCGGTGGAAGgttcacatttaataaaaatataaaatataacggtaacaagacgattcaaaagtcccTCTACGATATGAATCtactcgaataaataatattttaattcgatttcatgtatgaaattatataatcatgACAACAGGGTTGCTGTCGctataaaaatgagtttttcttttaaatcttaagtTTTGCACAATTGACGTTGCATCTCTACGcaactgttattttttactttaataagtgcgattttatcttaaaatggtACAACGGAGAAGCGTCCTGTGTGCGGGGATTCAGGACAATACCTACTGTCGAAATGAATATGTGATTTCGGTACGCTGTGACGTCACACAGGATAGCGCAGAAGATGTTCCTAAAGCTGATGGACAACGGGTTCATCAGCAAGCAGTCGGTGGACCAGCAGTTCTGCGAGAGGTGCCAGCGGTTCCTGGCGGACCGGTTCGTGGAGGGCACGTGCCCGCACGCGGGCTGCGGCTACGAGGACGCGCGGGGCGACCAGTGCGACGCGTGCGGCCGCCTCGTCAACGCCGCCGACCTCGTGCGCCCGCGCTGCAAGCTgtgcgccgcgccgcccgcgctgcGCGCCAGCGAGCAGATGTTCCTCGAGCTCGGACAGGTTGGACCGGCCCGGCCGCGGGACCGAGTGCGGGAGTGGGCGGTTGGGTCGCTTTTCGTTTTTGCCATACACGGATGATCCGTTCCACTGTAGTACCCGAGGTACCGTATGCTCCGATGGAAAGTTCGCTACTTTTTAAAGTTGACCAGAAACGAGCTAATTATGATAGCGTATTCGATTCCAAATGCTGAAAAACCAAAGGTGTAGTTTCAAGGTCGACACTCCGGCGGTACTAATGTCGAAGCCCGCGCAGCTGGAGCCGGCGCTGCGCGCgtgggcggcgggcgcggcgggcgcggcgggcgcggcgggcggctgGTCGGGCCCCGCGCGCGCCGCGTCCCGCGCGTGGCTGCGCGAGGCGCTGCGCGCGCGCGCCGTCACGCGCGACCTGCGCTGGGGCGTCCCCGTGCCGCTGCCCGCCTGCCGCGACAAGGTGCGAGCCCCCGGCGAAACCCTAACATTGTTTCTTAGCTCGTAATCACTTCCGGCCGAGTCCGCTCGGGACAAACGAGTGTCCGACCTCGGGCACCCGACGGCGACCCTCGCGTCGCTATATAGATATTCACTAACTTCGCCGACGtgcaaaacgccattttttacgAATCCAACGTGACCGTTGCTGTCGTAGCGGATCAAGGTCGAAGTTATTTAATGATCTTTCGTCAACCTGTCATCTGAGTAAGATATATAGTCATGTATGTGCCTAATTATACTCGTGCAGGTGTTCTACGTGTGGTTCGACGCGCCCATCGGCTACCTCAGCATAACGCAGTGCGCCACCGGGCAGTACGAAAAGTGGTGGAAGAAAAACAAGGATTATGATGTACGTGTGCTCTACCACCGAATTAATCTAGCTTATGACATCTCTAACCATGAGGTCCTGTATTCCTACCAGATATCCCCAGGTGGATTAATAACTTCTCAATAGCGAGCCGGACTTGGTAGTTGTCAGTAATTACCCTCCCGTGGAATCAGAAAACTCCACTCCAGGAACTCCAGTGAAGCCCAATGACTTGAATGATCTAACGTGGGGTCTGAACCCATTGTCCCGGAATCTGCATCATTATAAgccagtatttttataataaatattaatgttaagtgTACAGTTGGTCCTCTCCCCCAGGTGAAGCTGTACCAGTTCATGGCGAAGGACAACGTGCCGTTCCACGTGGTCATGTTCCCCGCCACCGTCATCGGAGTCAACGAGGGGCACTTGCTGGTCGACCACGTGTTCGCCACCGGTGAGAACGCTCCCACATACTCGTATGcagataaaagtatattattatttcgaggTTTCAAATGTTGATACGAATGGACAGGAATGGTGGTTCTTGCGAACGAAAGTATGTGAACAATTTTTGTTGATCTGAAACTCGTCTCATCAATTTTATGATAACACTCACCGTTTACGAGATAAATGCATATTTACATTTGACCTTGAATACTTTTTTCACCGCACAATAGagacataaaaaagttaatttcttttcgaattattatgaattgaaaTGTCTATTTTGATCGGGCTTAAATAAGTGCCGAGCGCCCCGTTTTTGAATtgaatcaaattcctttattcagtataaaagtattatacttacttatcgTTAAAATAAACACCACCACCGGTACCACTAGTATCGACGTGTCTAAATGTTACTGATGATCTTTTGCAGAGTACTTAAACTACGAAGATGGCAAATTTTCGAAATCCCGTGGTGTTGGTGTGTTCGGTACCGACGCCCAGGTATGTGATATTGTTTGGGGTTATAGTGTGATTAataacccactgctgggcaaagccTATCGTATTGAGATGATCATTATAAAACGCTACTCCGTCTCGAAGCGGATTCGTCAGTTGATTATATAACCAAATTTcaccataatattttaattcccaagactgcctgtaaatttctttgctgggctaaggactcctctcccattttgaggaaaaggttaggagcatattccaccacgctgcggattattggcgatgtaagggcgCCAATCTAAAGTCTAAAAAGTCCTTAGATTTATTAACGTGGCTAGTTAGGCCGCAAATATCTTTctcgtatattaatataaaaaaaattaaaaaaggacaaaattaatataaaaatgtttaccagGAAACCGGTATACCGTCGGACGTGTGGCGGTTCTACCTCACCAGCATCCGGCCGGAGACGTCCGACTCCAGCTTCAGTTGGGCGGAACTCGGGACCAGGTTCGTTGCTACTCGTTTTCTTATATTTGTCCGTCTGTATCGCTTTTGAGAGGTTATTTTATCGTCGTTATACGTTCGCACTTCACTCAATTGCATGACACAGATTTAAAATGTCCCATAGTTGGGCTAAGGTCTCAATTCCCTCTGAGGAAGTGACTTAATATTGTCGCAAACCTtacgtttaaatattcaaagtgaTTTTATAATGAACTACAAACTGTTTTTGATTAATGACTATTTGTTTATACTACGACATTATTTCGtttaactacatatatttagGTTTCACTTCCGAAGTGCCGAGAAAAATtagccttttttacattttcaatgaATACCAAGGATTATTTAAGATCCCAGCCAATGATGACAATTGAAGGTCAGACTTGTTTGTGAACGTTCACTACTCCTGCCGGAATGAGCTGCCATAGTGTTTCCGCGCAGGAACAACTCCGAGCTGCTCAACAACCTGGGCAACTTCTGCCACCGCTCGCTGAGCTTCTGCGCGAACACCTTCAAGGGAGTGCTGCCCGACGCCCAGCTCGCGGCGGCCGACTACGAGCTGTTCGCGCTCGTCAACAGAGAAGTCGCCGGTAGCTTGTTTGCTTTGATAAGttagagggggggggggggcgtagtaattattttgattaaagatTACTTTGTCTTCGTATGTAAGTCATATGAGTTATTGTGTGTTGAAAAAATAGTGGTCGTTGGCCATTAGCAGTAAAGTTGTGGTCGGTGGTAGGGTTCGTGCAGCACATGGAGAAGGGGCGCCTGCGTGAGGCGCTCCGCTGTGTGCTGAGTGTGTCGCGTCTGGGCAACCAGCACATGCAGAGCAGCCAGCCCTGGGTGCTGCTGCGGGGAGACGAGCAGGACAAGTGAGTAAATGGAAATCTTAGACAAAAGCCACAGCCCGCAAACGTCCGAGCGCCGTGCGACGGCGTCGTCTCCTTCCGATTGGAAGCGGAGAGTCATTCCACCGCCGCGCCGGAGCTCCGACACGGCCGGCGGTAACGGACGTCGAGTCGGTCACTCCCGCGCCCTCAGGGAGGCCGCGAGGGGGGGCTGCGTGTgacgcgtgtgtgtgtgtgtgtacgcaGGGCGCGCGGCGCGACGGCGGTGTGCGTGTGCTGCCAGCTGGTGGCGCTGCTGGCGGCGCTGCTGGCGCCCTTCGTGCCGCGCGCGGCTGCCCGGCTGCGCGACCAGCTGCGCCTCACGCCCGACCAGCTCAGGATCAACCCCGAGTGAGTTCTTGCTTACGTTTTGTATTCGTTTCATTTTCTCCCGCATTAATACGCAGTGGCTTCGGAGTACCTACTGGgtttcttgtcgattcttctCGGATGATCTACTTGCCAAACAGATTCAacgcctacttaaataaagaatatttttatttttgattttgattcattATATCTGCACAAGGGATACTTAAACAATACCACAGTAAAAATATACCCTATTAAAACTTTTGTACGACTCACTCtacaaaacgaattaaatttaaatattcattcattcgacgaaaacttataaacaataacatactaatataataatgactATATTCGTCTAGGAAACCATCGCTAATCCAGTACTTACCGCCTGGCCACGTGATCGGCAAGCCGGAGCCGCTGTTCGCGAAACTGGAACCGGAAATGTTGGAAAAACTCAAAGCGAAATACGCGGGAACACAGAGCGAGAGAGCCAAGAAGGTGGGTTACTAAAGTATTGCAATAATATAGACTTACTTAAGTTCTCGTGTagcaaaaattgtataaaattggcTAAGATTTCAatctattaaatttgatttagcAACGTTAATTATCAGAATTTCTATTGATTTTTATTCGCATAAATAATAGACAATGTCGAAAGGCAATGCCTTAGATAATggcaacattttatattgtgaGAGATCAGAATTGCTTAAAACACAATTAGACTTTTAGTTTCTGTTACATATACATCAGGTGATTAACTTTAACAACACGATGCaggttcaataataataataataatactcgtTACGATTGTCAATCAAGTGAACCCTCCGACGGCTAAAAAACGAATGTCGAACGTACGTAGGTCGTCGACGCCTTTCtacaatatactaataaattatactaactgtaaaaatacaaaacgaacaaacattatccggctcgaaggaccattttaatttctaaaaaacttgacttatttacatacattcaaTTGAAATGGTCTAGTAGATTCAACATCGTGGATCATCCGATCGAGGATTGAGGCTCCGTACACGGACACTATTTTGTGTGTATCCGGTGTTCGTCGTGGGTGGAACACATCATTATGAAACCTGTGTAAGGTGGACGGACATGTTCCATATAAATATTAGGAACCCAGGAAAGACCGCTAGACCCCCCCCCCCGCCATGTGTATAATATACAACTCAATCTATTCAGAATAcggaatattatttatctgaaGCAAAAAGAGGTCGttacaataaatgttaattaccAAATAGGAATCCTCACTCGTACACACATATTCAATAAACACGTGATCGAAATCAGTGTACtgtgatgtgtgtgtgtgaatgtGCAAGTAAGTAATAGACAATATGTATGTTTTCAGCAAAACGGGGCCTCGAAAGGCGCAGCGCCCGCCAGCGCCGCCGAACTGGAGGCCGCCGTCGCGGCGCAGGTGAGCCCCCGCGAGGGTGGGCTAGCGACCCTATCGTGATTTCTTTATGAGACAGGGCGACACTCACATTGCAGTATTGGTACAAGGAACGAACACAAATAGAGTCAGtgactcttttgtggggcaatgtatacggctCTAGGACAGGATCACAGAAAGCGATCAAATtgccaaaattaaataaatgttgtagaTCGCATTGCGAAAGGTTTTTATACGATTAGTGAGTTTATGGTTGATCGCTATCAATCACCTTGGGAGGGAAAAGTATTAAAGATTATGATAttgattatatgttatatgtaataagcataaatatacaaaataaaaaagaaaaacctggtaatattttgttggttcttctcaggtcagggtaatTTCATTCGATTTGGTTTGATCAGTATTTTAAATCACACcaagttattattaaagttcAGGTGCTGATCGACTATGGACAGATTGCGAACCACTGCTAGTATCActtatcattttcatttattattctgaCTGTACGCTTTGGTGTGGTGACTTGATATAAGGTAAAAGATCTCAAGATCCTGGGTTCAATCCCCACAAAAGTTGTCTGACCCTGCAAAAGCACGTCAGACCTGCCCCTGAACTCTTTCCCATCGTTTTGAATcagccgtcccatcggattataggAGTGAGGGAgtatagagtgcacctgtgtttgtgcacacacttgtgcactataagaGTCcatgacatcatcatcattatcctAATTCTGTGTGCAGGCAGATAAAGTCCGTCAAATCAAGTCGTCGACGAAAGACAAAGCGGTCGTGCAGCCGGCAGTGGACAAACTGCTCGCTCTGAAGAAACAACTTGCAGCTGCGCAGGCGCAGGGGGCGCGGGGGGCGCAGGGGGCTCCTACCGGCGCTAACGATGTTGCCAGTCTGGAAAAAGCAATTGCAGAACAGGTCGGTGTTGCTAGAGATACGAATCGTTACCTATAAaccaaattcatttattcaattcgTGACCAATGAAGTTAGAATCTTTTGTAGCCTTGTtctttttaatactaaaatatagcAATACTTACGTCGTCGTGAGGAACCCTGCATGTGACGCGTGAAAATCTGCTACTTGTTCATACAACAACCCAGTGGAATAAGGTCCAAACACTATCTAAAAAactcttagcccagcagtgggacattcacaattattattttaagttatttttattttgcacagGGTGAAAAAGTTCGACAGCTAAAAGCATCAACAAAAGACAAATCAGTTTGGCAACCGGAAGTAAACATACTGCTCGCTCTCAAGAAACAACTCGCGGATGCGCAGGCGCAGCCCGAGGCCGCCCAGAGCGCCGCCAGCGTCGCCAGCGTCGCCAGCTTAGAGAAATCTATCGCGGAACAGGTTACACACGATAACTCGACAAATATCTAAGAGTTAAACTTATTTAACTAAGCAAAATAccgaacgtttttttttaacttttatcaaACATTTGTATAAGTAATATGTGTTCTAAATGTGATAGTTTGTCTGTATAgtctgttttttaatttatataattatgaaaaaggaTTTCgtggtttattaatattatttagaataaccGCTCTGTAAAGTAGAATGTTGTGAGGAGTTGGATTGCACCTCGACCTCTGACTTAGAGGCCGACTGCTCCTACTCCTCTTAGATAAATCTACATTAAAACAAATCTTAACACTACAGTGCGActcggtaataataataaacaaaaagggTTTCACGACTGGGCAAAGGCACCTAATGGCCAATAAGCTCCGAGCTCCTCTTTTAAACGTACTTTTCCCATGTGGATATCCATGTGGCAGCATGTCGTCCGACACGTGAAGGTTACCTGACCGCTGGGCTGTGCTCCAGGTCCAAACCACTTAACCCAAGAAGCTCGTCAGTTTAATTCTTTCACTTTTAGGGCGAGAAAGTCAGACAGTTGAAGGCGTCGACGAAAGACAAGTCGGTCTGGCAACCGGAAGTGAACGTCCTCCTCGATCTCAAGAAGCAACTCGCGGCGCTGCAAGTCaagcaataaattatatgtattttaaaatatttatatattccaatGAATTAAATGCATTGAcgagaaatttaataattaacttattgtACAGTTGAGTCCCGGAACATCTAAATCAACATCTGGTTGATGTTCGGTAAAACTATTTTCACCTGCTTAGAACAGTTTAACTCAGTTTAAGTTTCAGTCTAACTCACCGCACAGAAGGTCTTACAGTGCAGCTGTGTGTGTACAGACACTATTGTATCACTTGTGATCCGACTGATGAGACGTGCTGTCCGAGGCACAGGAGAGTCCACTGCCAATTAACAAATTTCGAGAATTACATGACAAACTCAAGACTTTGAATTCCATTCCAGGATCTCAGGATCTGCAACCGTATAGTTACACCAGCttatgattttgttattataactgTTCTCTGTGTAcagtaactttattatataagatgtAACTGCTAAAGTGCTGCAGAGTTAATGGTGTTCCAATgacattcatttaataaataaatgttttgttaaccGTACACTTGGAAGTACagttaacaaaacaatatagaaaacttttATCAACGAATACCTTATGTaccaaaagtatattttaaatcaaaatatactttattcgggATTGGTTCCGTCTAGTCGGGATTGCTGGGGCTCCACTGTGTATGAGATCAGGTCGTACTTGCTCAGAAACGAAGAGTATTAAACGTCGCGAGCGCTCACGTAATCGTCGCCGTGACGTTGTGTTCATACAACttagagtaatatttattattttgtattcaaactCGTAATAAACTATTGCTAAgcgtttctttgttttatttcctttttagtCTATAACAAAAAACCTCAAATAATGTTGGCTTTGCCAACTAAAATTTACTTCCATGTTAAAACaaactgataaataaaaaataaaggcaaAAACAACTGctatgtaatgttttttattaataagcgaTAAACATAAAAGCGAAACCCGCCCCTGATTAATTACGAAATCTCAGAACCTTTATCACGTACAAACTTGAtgtttggcaggtaggttccttacaGGTTGTCGACATCCGCTGAGAAAGGATTTCACGAAACTCCACCACTGAGGGGGTGAATTAcgtgcgggtaaagccgcaggttcagcttaCTTTTATATTCTTACAACTCTGTTATTTTTCCTCCGACGTGTTGCTATCGTGACCCCTCTTTATATATCTGTCAGTCTCTCTTGCATAAACTGACGAATGGCGATCGGAAAAGACTGGATCGGAtaagtaataacttaattatttgatttatatatgtaactgaTTCTTGGTAAAGATgaaactactgaatttcttaatGGTTCTTCGCgatggaatctacattctgaaccggtagcctttaatttaattaaatgtcaaatgaaCATTCAAAAATGCTCCCACGAGCCCACTTGAACAATGATTGTTTGATAGGAATCAATTGGGTAGGAATCCACTATAACTTCTGTAAGGGATTTCTTCTTCGGTACAGATTGGAGACGAATTCCACGACTCCCATTCCTTATTCAAATCGGTTGCCGTCCTCTTATAGGCACGTGAATCCTACCTCATGAATCTGAATCGTAATCACCGATGCCCAACTAACAGGATTTGCATTTTCGGATTCCAACATATGTGTTATACAGTCACGATTTCGGTCACCAGAGCCTCGTCCGATTAGTAGGATGCACCACGGGTAGGTGAAATCGATGGTGGGGAGCCTAGAGTTATTGTTGACTCCCCTTAAACCTCAAGATCGAGATGGTTGGCGTTCtttcgtccagcagtggacggcAAGGGgctga belongs to Vanessa tameamea isolate UH-Manoa-2023 chromosome 28, ilVanTame1 primary haplotype, whole genome shotgun sequence and includes:
- the LOC113395362 gene encoding methionine--tRNA ligase, cytoplasmic isoform X1: MKIYTNDNNTATLKLLIAANLAGKKIELKKATFEDVSAGPKALPLLEVDDQLSFFSSNAAVQYLFPVLDLSQNGQCQQMQEWEATRLQPTTAAVLMSKSVASDLKQAMNSLLLMVDGLLKKHKYIIGDKLSAADISIWSTLYPLCHNKDYQKQYLAECPNIMRWADELGSAKAIQEAVQQWGGSVQGPFAPTSALGIPQFTNMVSPVGTPESQEISVTTEEIEAAKENWINGVKNLQEPLKKQDVILPVKGRRNVLITSALPYVNNVPHLGNIIGCVLSADIFARYCRLCDYNSLFICGTDEYGTATETKALEEGVTPREICDKYHTIHEAVYRWFDIGFDYFGRTSTPEQTEIAQKMFLKLMDNGFISKQSVDQQFCERCQRFLADRFVEGTCPHAGCGYEDARGDQCDACGRLVNAADLVRPRCKLCAAPPALRASEQMFLELGQLEPALRAWAAGAAGAAGAAGGWSGPARAASRAWLREALRARAVTRDLRWGVPVPLPACRDKVFYVWFDAPIGYLSITQCATGQYEKWWKKNKDYDVKLYQFMAKDNVPFHVVMFPATVIGVNEGHLLVDHVFATEYLNYEDGKFSKSRGVGVFGTDAQETGIPSDVWRFYLTSIRPETSDSSFSWAELGTRNNSELLNNLGNFCHRSLSFCANTFKGVLPDAQLAAADYELFALVNREVAGFVQHMEKGRLREALRCVLSVSRLGNQHMQSSQPWVLLRGDEQDKARGATAVCVCCQLVALLAALLAPFVPRAAARLRDQLRLTPDQLRINPEKPSLIQYLPPGHVIGKPEPLFAKLEPEMLEKLKAKYAGTQSERAKKQNGASKGAAPASAAELEAAVAAQADKVRQIKSSTKDKAVVQPAVDKLLALKKQLAAAQAQGARGAQGAPTGANDVASLEKAIAEQGEKVRQLKASTKDKSVWQPEVNILLALKKQLADAQAQPEAAQSAASVASVASLEKSIAEQGEKVRQLKASTKDKSVWQPEVNVLLDLKKQLAALQVKQ
- the LOC113395362 gene encoding methionine--tRNA ligase, cytoplasmic isoform X2 produces the protein MKIYTNDNNTATLKLLIAANLAGKKIELKKATFEGPKALPLLEVDDQLSFFSSNAAVQYLFPVLDLSQNGQCQQMQEWEATRLQPTTAAVLMSKSVASDLKQAMNSLLLMVDGLLKKHKYIIGDKLSAADISIWSTLYPLCHNKDYQKQYLAECPNIMRWADELGSAKAIQEAVQQWGGSVQGPFAPTSALGIPQFTNMVSPVGTPESQEISVTTEEIEAAKENWINGVKNLQEPLKKQDVILPVKGRRNVLITSALPYVNNVPHLGNIIGCVLSADIFARYCRLCDYNSLFICGTDEYGTATETKALEEGVTPREICDKYHTIHEAVYRWFDIGFDYFGRTSTPEQTEIAQKMFLKLMDNGFISKQSVDQQFCERCQRFLADRFVEGTCPHAGCGYEDARGDQCDACGRLVNAADLVRPRCKLCAAPPALRASEQMFLELGQLEPALRAWAAGAAGAAGAAGGWSGPARAASRAWLREALRARAVTRDLRWGVPVPLPACRDKVFYVWFDAPIGYLSITQCATGQYEKWWKKNKDYDVKLYQFMAKDNVPFHVVMFPATVIGVNEGHLLVDHVFATEYLNYEDGKFSKSRGVGVFGTDAQETGIPSDVWRFYLTSIRPETSDSSFSWAELGTRNNSELLNNLGNFCHRSLSFCANTFKGVLPDAQLAAADYELFALVNREVAGFVQHMEKGRLREALRCVLSVSRLGNQHMQSSQPWVLLRGDEQDKARGATAVCVCCQLVALLAALLAPFVPRAAARLRDQLRLTPDQLRINPEKPSLIQYLPPGHVIGKPEPLFAKLEPEMLEKLKAKYAGTQSERAKKQNGASKGAAPASAAELEAAVAAQADKVRQIKSSTKDKAVVQPAVDKLLALKKQLAAAQAQGARGAQGAPTGANDVASLEKAIAEQGEKVRQLKASTKDKSVWQPEVNILLALKKQLADAQAQPEAAQSAASVASVASLEKSIAEQGEKVRQLKASTKDKSVWQPEVNVLLDLKKQLAALQVKQ